A genome region from Gouania willdenowi chromosome 9, fGouWil2.1, whole genome shotgun sequence includes the following:
- the mrpl41 gene encoding large ribosomal subunit protein mL41 codes for MGVLSTLVRSLVRGADRMSEFTSKRGSKTHNKGRGARPTGLNLSSGKFLTIPAMIPEFVVPNLEGFKLKPYVSYRSSEGTEGPLTAQSLFDDVVAPQIKKDFEEGTFSKDKLEKYGFEPSQQGKLFKLYPKNYIR; via the coding sequence ATGGGTGTGCTTTCCACTCTGGTCAGAAGTCTGGTCCGAGGTGCTGACAGGATGTCTGAGTTCACCAGCAAGCGTGGATCAAAAACTCACAACAAAGGTCGAGGCGCACGACCCACCGGACTGAACCTTTCCAGCGGGAAATTTTTGACAATTCCAGCCATGATCCCCGAGTTTGTGGTTCCCAATTTGGAAGGATTCAAACTCAAGCCGTACGTCTCTTATCGGTCCTCAGAAGGAACCGAGGGCCCGCTCACAGCACAGAGTCTGTTTGACGATGTTGTGGCACCTCAGATAAAGAAAGACTTTGAGGAGGGAACTTTCAGCAAAGACAAGCTGGAGAAATATGGATTTGAACCAAGTCAACAAGGAaaactttttaaattgtatCCCAAGAACTACATACGCTAG